Genomic DNA from Thiosocius teredinicola:
ACACGCTCAATGCACTGCCCTGCTGTTAACCGCAGTTCGCATGATCGGCACCGCGTGCCTCGACATGCCATTCACCGCTATCCATCGCACCGGCGACCTGCGAAAGTTCGCGCGGATTCTATCCGATTGCCGCTATTAGGCTGAAGCACAATGAATAAGTTCAGTGTGCGAAATTCAGTCGTCGGCCAGGTCAGCGAACAGATCCGGCGCATCGCTGGCTTTCGGCGGCTGCAGACCGAAGTGGATGAACGACGCGCGCGTCGCCATGCGCCCGCGCGGTGTACGCATCAAAAAGCCCTGCTGTATCAGGTAAGGTTCGAGCACGTCTTCGATCGTGCCGCGCTCTTCACCGATCGCCGCCGCGAGGTTGTCGAGGCCAACCGGTCCGCCGTCGAACTTCTCGATCACCGCCTTGAGCAGGCGGCGGTCCATCTGATCGAAGCCGTTGGCATCGACTTTGAGCATCTTGAGTGCCGCGTCGGCCACCTCGGCGGTGACCTGGCCGCGCGATTTCACCTGTGCATAGTCACGCACACGCCTCAGCAGACGGTTCGCGATACGCGGTGTGCCGCGTGAACGGCGCGCGATCTCGGCGGCGCCTTCGGGCGTGATATCGACGCCGAGAATGCCGGCCGAGCGACCGACGATGCGGCCGAGTTCGGCATCCGAGTAGAACTCGAGGCGCTGCACGATGCCGAAGCGGTCGCGTAGCGGCGACGTCAGCAGGCCGGCGCGTGTGGTCGCACCCACCAGGGTGAACGGCGGCAGATCGACCTTGATCGAGCGCGCCGCAGGGCCCTCGCCGATCACGATATCCAGTTGGTAGTCCTCCATCGCCGGGTACAGCACCTCTTCGACAACCGGGCTCAGGCGATGGATCTCGTCGACGAACAGCACATCGTGCGGTTCGAGGTTGGTCAACAGGGCGGCCAGATCGCCGGGGCGCTCGAGCACCGGGCCGGAGGTCTGGCGCAGATTCACGCCCATCTCGTTGGCGATGATGTGCGACAGCGTGGTCTTGCCGAGCCCTGGCGGGCCGAAGATCAGTACGTGATCGAGCGCCTCGCCACGATCTCGCGCCGCCGGGATGAAGATCTCCATCTGCTCGCGCACCGCAGGCTGACCGACGTATTCGGCCAGTGTCTTGGGGCGTATGGCGCGGTCGATAGCGGCATCGTCGGCCGCGGATTCAGCACTGATGAGGCGATCGGCGTCTTGCATTTGGCAGGCGTGTGGCGAAGTTCCACCGATTATGGCGGAACCGCGCCGCCGGTACGAGGGGAATCGCCGGCGGGTCCGTCAAGCCGCGTCAATCCATGCAAATCAGCGGCTTGAGGCCCGAGCGGTATCAACGCACCGCGTACAGGCTGCCATCGACACTGAACGCCGATTCGCCGTCG
This window encodes:
- the ruvB gene encoding Holliday junction branch migration DNA helicase RuvB encodes the protein MQDADRLISAESAADDAAIDRAIRPKTLAEYVGQPAVREQMEIFIPAARDRGEALDHVLIFGPPGLGKTTLSHIIANEMGVNLRQTSGPVLERPGDLAALLTNLEPHDVLFVDEIHRLSPVVEEVLYPAMEDYQLDIVIGEGPAARSIKVDLPPFTLVGATTRAGLLTSPLRDRFGIVQRLEFYSDAELGRIVGRSAGILGVDITPEGAAEIARRSRGTPRIANRLLRRVRDYAQVKSRGQVTAEVADAALKMLKVDANGFDQMDRRLLKAVIEKFDGGPVGLDNLAAAIGEERGTIEDVLEPYLIQQGFLMRTPRGRMATRASFIHFGLQPPKASDAPDLFADLADD